The sequence tttctttccttctaagTCACTGGaatttatatctttatttttgttaagcATATTTAAATGAATGACTTTAAGCTTCAGCTTTCAAAAGTGACTGCTAATTTTGAGTACCTTCTCTTTCAGAGAACATGGTAGTGCTCAGTTCCCATTCTTTCTCTGTAAAACAGTGGATTGAGGTAATTGGTGTTTGTATGTTACTAACACTTCTATCATACTCCATTAAAAATCAGAACCACGCCATTTGAGAGGCTTTTGAGAATGGTTTAGAGGATATCCTTGGGTGAAAGCTGCTAGTCATCAGCAGCACAATGCTGAAACCATGTGCTAAGGACATGATTCCTCAGCTAGTTTAAGGCATCCAAATTGCATAAAAGAGCAAAGTCTGGAGGCAGATCTTAGGCAGTAATGTTTACCAGCTCTAACAGATGGGCTGGCCTCCtcagaaatgtaatttaaaatcaaGTGATAATGACCACTCTGGAGTCTAGGCATAAGACCAGCCACGCGCAGACCAAGCTGGAACAGTGTCCTGTGAGTTTGTGACACCCCACTGCCCGATTCTTCATcagagggctcagccccactTGCACCCTACTCAGGACTGGCAGCAGGTCCTATGCAGGGCCAccgctgcctcctctgcaggctctgATTTCCAGCTGCAGTCAcaagggccctgctgctcccagctctgctggtgaCCAACAGCTGAGCTGTGCCCCTGTGCCCTGCACAGCCTGGTCTGTGATACCCAGCAGCTTTACTGCAGCCACAACACAGCCTGCCCACTTCATTCTCAAGATAAAGAGCAAAGCAAGTCAAAAGTTACCAGTTTTCCCAGCTTTGATACATCTTGCAGTAGTCAAGGGCAGGCCACTCCACACCAGTGCTTTTGAAGAGCCAGAGTGACGCAGCACGGCCCAAATTTGGCTTACGAGCTGCTGGCTGAAGTGCTCCAACTGACAGCATAAAATATGTGTAACCATTAAGTGAACAAAGGAGTCTGACAACAGCAACAGGGAATTAATACTGTTCAAACCCTTATCTAACAGAACATACATTTCACAATATTCAGAAATTCTGTATCAATTTGAGTTCACTGTGAGAGCATACTGGACTGCAAGATTAGTCCTTGAGGTAAACTGCCATAAGCAAATATGCAAGAAGTGCTTTACTAACATTCAAACAGTGATTTGCTTTCTCAGCAAAGTATTATGATGACAATCACATTTACCCTAGCAAAGACACCAGCGGGATCTATACcatgaaatataattttattactgAAACAAGAGGGTTGTACCAGCAGCTGGACAGTTTTACCTGCAGGTATGTGCCAGAAACTTGTAAGCAGCTACATCAGCCAGAAATCACTTTCCCTCATGTTGTTGTTTACGAAGTAGAGCTGACTTGTCATTATTGTTAACTTGGCATAAAGCACCTTATGTGTCCTTAAGTACTTTTTGAcaacaattttaaaacagttaGGAAGTACCCCAGCTGGGGGACCAGTTATGTTATATCATCCTAGGTAAAGGTTTTATACAGAGCTCGTCTGACTTTTCAGACATTGTGAAGGTGGAGAGAATTTCTTCCACCAACTACCCTATGAGAAGTGGTGATAATGCACTCTCATCTAGGGAAGGTctggagctgagcagctgggGGTTATAGTGGTTCTCAGGCCAAAATTAAGTCAATAATATAATGCTTTTGCACAACCATAATGCCAGCATATTTAAACAGATGTACAGGCCCAACACATAGACTAAAGCTAAGACTTAAACTCTGTTTCTAGTTTCGGGCACTGAACTTCAGGCATGACAGAAACCATCTAGAAAGGCaagaggaaaatacaaaacatttattctaGAAATGGCATATAAGAAGACATTGTAGAAcaaaaaaaggggtggggggagaggttGCTTAAACTAGGAAACAGAAGATTGAGGGCAGCATAGCACTAGTCTGTGTACAGTCAAAAGACTGATGTGGTGAGGGGATTAACCTGTTCTGTGCACTCTCTCCTGGTAGTATAAAAGCAATGGGCTTAATGCAAAGTTTCATGAGTTTACATAAACATACAGGAGTTTATGTGACACTAACACTACAGACACTGTGGAAGTCTGCCAAGACAGACTCTGGGATGAACACCATCAGGGGGCTTCAAAAAGGACAAAACTCCCAGCGATGCCCCTGTCCTATTCGCTCCAGCTGTATTCCCTCTGGtacttcttcctttctgccctCTGTTAAAATGAAGATGCAGTCCTCCTCATAAAGTGCCAGCTTTATGGCACTTTTTTTTAACCGTCCAAGAGACCTGGCTACTCCTCAGGACTGGTGGTGTTCTTTTTTCACGAAGTGTTGAGTTCACTCATTTCTGTGTGCTTTCCATCCTCAGCAGGTCACCTGCCGGAGTCCAGCCGAGTTTTGTCTCTCTTACTTCAGCGAGGACCCAGGGTCTGCGCTTTCTGTGCTGTAGCTCGACAGttccaggaaaacagaagtttccAGCTCGCTCACAGCCCTCCGACACCACCACCCTGCACAGGGTGCCCCGAACCGGAGGCGGTGCGGCGCTGACTCCCTTCACCCACCGCTCCTGGGAGCTGCAGTGTTTTCCGCACATGCAGTGCATGTCCCCCGCTGGCAGGCAGGGATCTGGCAGCTGAtctccctccccgtcccctcggAGGCCCCAACCTCCCCGTCTCCTCCTTCATCCCCGGCCAGCTCCGGGCGCAGGGCCGAGGCGATGCCCTCCCACCCGACCCCGGCGCTTCCCCCGACCGGCTCCGCCTTTCCCTCCCCGCCCGCGGGAAGGCCGGGCCAGGTCGGGCCGGGTACGGGGCGGCGGCGTTGTCGGCCATGTCCtcgcagccggcccccccacccgTCACGGAGCAGGTCCGCAGGgcgcccgccgcgccccgcccggAGGCCGCGGAGCTGCGGGAGGCGTCCCGCTGCCTGGTGGCGGACGGCGAGGGGCGGAGGGTGCCCTTCGCCGCCCTGTACGGGGAGCAGAAGGCCATCGTGGTGTTCGTGAGGGTgagcggggagcggcgggcAAGGCGGGCCCGCACGCCTCAGGCCCCGGGGGAGTCACTCGAGAGGGTGGGAGcttgcagggagggaggaaaacaggcagcagagccccccgcaCTTTGCCAAAGCGATGCAGTTTTCATCCCAGACCAAACAGTTCTTCGGCCCTGTCCTTAGGGAAGCAAGGATGCCGTTCCCTGGTTTCCCAGCTGACAAGCCAGCTCTCACGTTCCTAGGGATAAAAACACTAGCAAGGCCCCACGCCCGGTGTGCTTGTTGAGGCTGGGGTGAAACCAGGAGCCTAACCCACATTTGGTGACTGCAGTGAACTTTCATTTGTCGTGTTCCCAGTTCCTGGTCACCTCCAAAACAGTTTGTGCCGAAGTCAGAATGAGGTGCTTCATTGCTGTGCAATAACGTCTGTTTGTGACACATCCAACTGGCTGTGTTGCAGAGTTTTTTGTGTTACACCTGTAAGGAGTATGTGGAAGACCTGGCAAAAGTCCCCAGGAGTTACTTACAAGTAAGTACAACACCCCATGTACGTGTTTGTATGGGGGGCTGCTGCAGTCCAGCTGATCAGTTGTCTCCTGCAGCGGGCTTGCAGGAGGCTTAAACCTTCAAGGAATCAGACAAAAGCTCAGGAGTAAGTTAGTGCTTTCCTTCTTTGCTACAGTTGCCATAATGCATCTGCCTGGGAGACAGGGATTTATTGCACTGCATGCTCTGTTGCAGCAGCATTATTTCTCTTTGCACTGTTAGCttgatgctgtttttttctacCCAAACAATTAGACAACATTTGACAGGCATTTCTTTTGGTATTAGCAGTGCCCCGGCAGCTGTCTACTCCGACCAGACTACTGCCCATCCCATTATGCTGCTAcagctgaatgctggttgtgcACGGAACGAGATCAGAAAAGTGATTCGGATTACAAATAGTCTCTCTTctgtgacttttatttttattttttattgtaagCTGCATCAGTTGTGTGACCTGTCCACCAGTCAGCTGCACAAATAGGAGTTAGAGAGtgacagaaaggagaaatggcATGGACAGGACTTGCTGTGGACTGGTATTTGTCAGGTGCTAGAAGATACAAGAGAAAGGCAACGGTCCCCTGCTAAATGAGGGAGATCAAACTGTCTCTTCTAGGCTGCCGATTGCAAGTCTTGACATATTTTGTTTccaacagcagcacagcaggtgaCACAGACCCAGCTCCACGCTGACAGCAGTCCTTAGATGGACTAAGAGCTTGGGGATGAAGAGGGGTAATTTCTCTGGCAGCTCGCCTCCTCAGGACAGATTTTTCTAAACTGTTCAATTAGCATTACTCAGAATGACATCTTAATTTGGCTGCTTGAAGATATACATATGGAAaatcaaatcctttttttttttttttttagtaagactattttatttttaggggaGGGCTTCTTTTCCCAACAAACAAAATGATTCTGTTTGGGATAGGCAAGCGTTATACcccaatattaaaaaaaaaaaaacaaaacacaacacaacaacaacagcaacatctGATACTTTATTAAATGTGTTATTGGTATCTATATAAAGTTTTGATGTGTATTAGGCTCAGGCTTAACGTTGCACCTGCAAAAGGCAGCACTACATGTTGATTGAAGTTATATATATTAAGGGTCATCggtaaatgaaaataacagatGTACTTGTTTGTACATCAGTGTTTGCATGCTGCTTCTTTAGATGCAGGTGTAACTGCATtgaaattttccatttccaaaatcaTAAGCAGGTTGCAATCAATAGAAAAGATGACGCTAGTAATGCTACAAAAAACATAAAGTTTACATACCTGTAACTTAAAAGTTATCTTTAAAACGTAATTTACCACTTAATAAATTTATGTAGCTGCTAACTGTGGGTGACAAAGAGTGTGTTCCGAATACGTCAGTGATgttaatttcaaataattttaactcAGTACACCGTGATCATTATCGCAGAACACCAGACTGCTAATGCTTTGCAGTCGTGCAGAAACACCAAGTTCCTCTTTTCAGTTTCAATACCTGTGTTCTGTTCTAGGAAGCAAATGTGAGGCTTATCGTTATTGGACAGTCATCTTATCATCACATCAAGGTAAATAAGGTAGTCATTAAATAAATTGTGTATTCTATTGTGTCTTAATGATCTGCATTGAGGGATTTTGCTCAGAGTGAAAAGACGGTCATTTGCAACCACAGAAAACCAGGTCATGAAGCAATTGGTAGTTCATGAATAAAGCAAGTAACTAAAGCTTTCGTTTTAAAATCCACTGAGACttgttaaggaaaaatattttccagattgCACTGGGAGCTTTGTTTTACTAAAAGCTTTAGGGCTAAAAATTTTTGGCTTTTACTTTCATTTAACATGACAAAGTCACAGGTTTTAAAATTGGGGGTGTGTCACTATTTTTTCCACTGTCAGTAGATCCTAACTAATCCTAaccttaaaaatattacttttttttttttgtatatacatattttgcAGCCCTTTTGCAGTTTAACTGGGTATACGCATGAAATGTATGTAGATCCACAAAGGGAAATTTATAAAACACTTGGCATGAAAAGAGGTGAAGGTAATAACTTATCAGGTAAGAAAATTTTTCTCACATTGAATTGACTCACAGAACAAGAATGCTCTGATAAAATACCATGATCACAATGTAAATAGGAAGGGAGTGGCTCACCAGACCATCTCTTGTAAGCTGTACATTGGCAGAACACATCCCATTTCTTCAGTAGTCAGGAAACTATTCAGAGCAACAGTTTGATTTTGTTGTTCTCTCTaggtatttttgtatttctaggTAACAAGtactttgctgttttgtttagtGCAGAGCCCTCACGTAAAATCGAGCGTGCTCTTGGGAAGTATTAAGAGTATGTGGAGAGCAATGACTGGCCCAGCTTTTGACTTTCAAGGAGACCCCGCTCAGCAGGGAGGAACTCTGATTTTAGGCCCAGGTGAGCCcatttattttgtctgaaaaacaaatgcagtcttccttctgctgtttgctttagTGCTGCCATCTCAGCTGCTGTCCCTGTGGACTCCCAAGGACAGTGTAATGTAGTCTGTGAGATTCTGCTAGCTGAAGGAATCCGTGGAGGTGCCATTGTGCAATTCCATCTCCTGCAGAGATGGCACAAAGCTGATAGTGACCCTGATGGAACAACTGgcttgaagttttattttattttattttattttattttattttattttattttattttattttattttattttattttattttattttattttattttattttattttattttatttttgttttgacattGTGTTGTGCACCCACATTCTGCTTTTGATTTGATTCTAGgcatttaatgtgtttttaatagAGGAATAAATCATGAAGTGGGGCTAACACATGACAAAGTAATCTCCTCAAATCATTAGGAAGCACCATGCTACAGCAGATTTAATTCAGTTAGATGGCTCAGTGCCCCATGTTTCTacaacttaattttaaaaatccataatttaaaatacagtgtaTTGTGCAACCTACAGCTAGCACACATCTGTACAAGAGCTTGTGGGAAATCAGAATGCTTCTATGATTCACTTATGTCCTTAAATAAGTATAGTATTCAACTATTTACATGTTTATTCTCATTCCATTCCAGGTAATGAAGTTCATTTTTTGCACCTTGATAAAAACAGGTTGGATCATGTTCCAATTAACACAGTTTTGCAACTGGCAGGAGTTAAAACAGTAAATTTTACAAACAAACCCCAGATTATTGACATATGACGCAGAGAAAATGTGTCATTTTTCATGTCTGCTCTACAAGAACAACGCTCCAGTGAATTCCCACCAGCATCACTACTCTTGCATCTTTATGAGACATCTGAAACCATATCTAGACTATCAGAGCACAGAATAAACTACCTGGCACTGAAGACAGATACTGAAGTGCTATTTCCATTGCatgtaaaataacaaaaactagAACGCAACTGAGACTTACTGCAAAAATTCCTGTAGCTTATTATTTTCTCATGTAACAATCTTGctaacacatttaaaaaatcttctttCGGGATGAACTAAACTAAAGTCTGGTTTTGCTCGGGAAGAACTTGGGATTCTTGCCTTTCGCTAAATCACATCAACCCAGAACTTCTCAGTGGTTTTCAAACCTCCAGCACTGTGTGGCAatcttgtatttaaaatatactttggAAGCTCACTGTTGCAAACAGTGGGATCTAAGCCGATAACTATTTTTGCATCTGGCAAGGGCGGACtttatgaaatacatttaatagttttaaataaatattttatatatatcatCTGTTGTCTGTAGTTGTTTTGTGTAATACAAAAAGGTGGGTCTGTAAAAACAGGGAGAGGGGGATCTTAAACCTGATTCTTGTCAGATTGTCAGTTTTGGAGTAGGTCATGGTTGTTCATATTCTTACGAATATTTGCAGCAGTACATTCTCCTGTGTACGTATATATTTTCTGTCAGAGCAAGAGGTCTCTGAAAAACCATCCTTGGTTATTTCTGTCATAGACAGCTGAGCTGAGGACATTTTAGTTTGTGGTTCTGTCAGATTTTGTATGATCTCTTTTTCTAGAAACGCTTATGTTCAGAATctattgttttcattaaagtaGAATTTGCCTTCTTTTGAGGCATGAGCCACGTTTTagcaatttcaaaataaaaatctctgagATTTATGGAGGAGCATGTCCTCCTCTGCAGTTTCTGATCTTTGGCCTTCACTGTACACTGCCACTACTCATACACATCTCACCTGCAAAATCTCACCAGTCTTAACACTAACACAATTGTGAAAGTGGTATGTCAAACACGGAGTTTTGTGTCTGCATCCATTAAGGCAGGCCCAGAGCAAACTTCTGAGAGCTCTCTACACCATTAAGATCACTTGAAATTAAATGCAGCGCCccttgatgaaaaataaaaggcttaaGAAAAATAGTGATAGGGAGCGATGTAATTACACCAGAAGGTGCTATCCCTTAGCCCCTTATTAATTACATACGCATTTGGACAGCGCGTGTTTAACGAGAGGATGTTACTGATGTAAAAATGCTGCACTGGGTTCCCTGCTCTGACTAAAGGGTGCTCAGAACAGGGCTGTCAGCAGCCGTGCACAGACTTTGAACCCTGGCTCTTGCAGGGCGGCCCGGAGGCTCGCTCGGAAGGTGGCACAGCGCCTGTCCGGCAGCCAAGGCTTGCAGGAGGGCAAAGCGTCAGGAAGCGAGATGGAAGCCCCAGTCTGTGTGTGCAAAATGAAGGTGAGAAATGCAGGGATTTTAACATATTTTGGAAGTGAAAGAACACCCAGTTTATCAGCAGTGCTCCCACACTCATTCATTTGTCCCTGCCAAGGACACCGTTTCCAgctcttattttgttttccagtcatTTCACTTTCACCTTCCCCCGTGCTTTCGATTTTTAAAGTAAGCGTTTGGcgagttaaaaaaaacaaacaaacaaaaaaaaacgaTATAAACAAATGAGAGCTAAAAGTGAGGACTCTTAACAGGGATCAGAATGAATGGAGGTGTAACTTGCTCCGTTTCTTAAAGCCACCCAACCTCAGCGCTGCCAGAAGCTGTCCCACGGCCTCCGCGCTACCCCGGCACAACCCACCCGTTCCTCCCCAAGCCTCACAACTCGAAGAGCAGCAAACAGAGGGGAAACGACAGAGGAGGACTCATTCGGAAAGCAGCCGTCATTAAGGCACCAGCCGTGGGTTCGCTGCGTGCAGCCAGACCACGGTGCACGCCTGGGCCACTGGTGGGACATTGGTGCATGGTGACTGTGTGTGCTGGCAGGGGAAGGCACGATGCCAGGTCTGCTGTGTGattaagaaaatgtattttaaaagtgtttttttttttaagaaaaaaaaaagaagtgtaaaaaaaaagggggggggggttacaaAAAAGTATAccaaaaaaagtgttgttttttttttctaaaaagtacagaaagcgtttttacaaaaaaaaagtttttacagAAAGTGCTTCTACCAAAACGAAGCggctttgcaaaaaaaaaaaagtgtttttacaaaaagaaaaaaaaagtgtttttacaaatttttttaagaaagcgttaaaaaagtgtttttgcaaAGTTCGGCAGCGGAAGGCGGGAGACGGACCACCGCTGGCCCTGCgtgtggcagggctgggctgcgaggcgaggcgaggccgCCCggtcccgccccgtcccgtccccgtccccggtcCGAGCCCTCCCCGCCCGTCCGCGGGCCCACCTGTTGCGGCGGCCCCTATGACGTCACAGCCCGCACCGCTCCGCGCCGGTGACGCCACGCGGACCCGGCCCAATCAGCGGCAGacgcggggggcgggggggggggcggccgggagccgccgccgcggcggggcggggggggggcccgtcGGTGCacggggcggcgggagggggcggtgTCCGGGGAGCCGCgtcagccgccgccgccgccgccgccgccgcggggtcCCTCCTCCCCCGCGGCATCGCGATCcccgcggggagcggcggggatGATCCGCGCCGCCTCGCCCCCACCGTAGCGGCGCGGCCGCCTCCGCCATGAAGCGGAAGAGCTGGGCCGAGGCccggcgccgcgccgccccggcGCCGCCGGCTCTGAAGAGAACTCGGAGCGCGGCggcgagggcggcggggggcgaggCGGAGCGGCGagggcagcagccgccgccgccgccgccaccccccgCCGGGACCGAGAACTGCGTGAAGATCGCCGGTGAGGGGCgtgccgggggcggcggggggggggggggggtgtccggGCCGAAAGTTGCCCGCAGGGCGCGGagccgctgcccggccccgggaaCTTTGTTGGCAGCGCTGGTcgtgggggggggcggaggggaaCGCGCCGCAAAACGCGGgttttttgggaaaaaagaaccccccctcccaaaaaatGAGCCGCCGACGCCGCGTCGGCTCCGAGGACGGCGTTAGTTACTTCTGGGGGGCAGGCGAAGTGAGCCCCGCTCGCCTCCCGTCCCCGGCAGCCCAAACGTGTGGGGGGGCAAACGGGGACAAAAGGCACCGGTCCCGTCCTTGCTGAGGGCAGGGCGGTTCGGTCAGGCCGGTGTGTCCCCAGCGGCGGCGTGCTGAGGAAGTCCCGATGCCCCGCCAGCGTTCTGGGAGTCGGGCAGGGTGGTGCGGGAAGGATGCGAACCCCCGAGGCACGCCGAAAGCCTCTCTGTAAGAGGCTCCGATGCTGTCGTGGAATAAAACTGCCCCAGCCTAAACGAGAGCGTTTTGCGCCTGGTCTGCACAGAGGGACGCGGCGGTGTGCTTACACCGAGGTCTGTAATGACACACCGCTCCGAGCCCTCGTTTCTCCGTGACATTCTCGGCTGTAACCATTCATATCGAAAATTACAGTGGTGCGGCTCTCGGGTTAAATGTAGAAACCTGCAATTTGGCAGGTGATGCTTGCCTGATATCAGTGATTTCGCTCGCTAGAGCGCTGTGCAGCCCTGtccagcccagctctccagcaaaCAGGTCTCTCCAGCCGCTCTCACGCAGCAGTTGCTCGGGTCTGTTGATACACTCCTGGCACCGAATAGGCCCATCAAATGACTGTGTTTTCTCTTCCGAAGAAATGTTCACTTGTTCAAATAATACAGCTCGGCACCTGGGATTTGACTTGTGTTTTTCGGTGGGATTTCGACATACGCGGCAGCGCACGGTTTAGCAAACTCAATTAAATGCAGCAGGTtcttatatttaataatatttcatttttccttgatCTCACTGTTCATGGTGGCTGCTGTTTACAAGCTTCTAATAATGGAACAATTGCAGCCTAATCTTCATTACACTGGTATgacatacttatttttttttaatagagaaacCCTAAAAGAATGAGCCCTCGGGCTTGCCTTTTCATTCAGCTGCTTTAAAAGTTGTTTCAGGTTTTAAACTGTCAGTTCTGCCTTCTCGTAATGAAGTTCTGAGAAATGAATTAATAGTTTTGGACTGGAGGAAGATTAAAGCTTAAGGCCCTACTTTTGCAATTGGACCTACTGGTAAATATTTCAGCACCTGTAAAGGCTAAAATACCTGCATTAGCTTATCTGCTTACAAAAACACTTCCTAACTCATTAAGAACGTTGCAGGCTGCTCTCATTTTCATCTTTGCTGAAGACAAGAGCACAAAACAACCCAAATAGCTGTAAAGAGTTATGGATGTTTCCTTGCCTGATATTACATTTGCTCTGATACATAACAGAGTTTGTAATCCATCATATGCGTGgatttttttatgcaaaataataaaataattactgtgtttctgtatttcctaATGAATCGTACCTATCAACCATATGTCAGGGtcatctaaatatttttgtttgctacTAAGAGTAGTTCAGAAAAGCTGTGCTtctaaaatactgtttattttggTCTGTTAAGCTACATGGTAAATTTTAGCATTTTGTCTTTGTCAACTAATGCATGAGGCTGGCTGGTATGAATTCAATTTGCTGGTACTGAATGCGCTTCTGTTTATTGGAAGCATATTCCCATATCCTTCTGATC is a genomic window of Anser cygnoides isolate HZ-2024a breed goose chromosome Z, Taihu_goose_T2T_genome, whole genome shotgun sequence containing:
- the PRXL2C gene encoding peroxiredoxin-like 2C, giving the protein MSSQPAPPPVTEQVRRAPAAPRPEAAELREASRCLVADGEGRRVPFAALYGEQKAIVVFVRSFLCYTCKEYVEDLAKVPRSYLQEANVRLIVIGQSSYHHIKPFCSLTGYTHEMYVDPQREIYKTLGMKRGEGNNLSVQSPHVKSSVLLGSIKSMWRAMTGPAFDFQGDPAQQGGTLILGPGNEVHFLHLDKNRLDHVPINTVLQLAGVKTVNFTNKPQIIDI